A portion of the Magnolia sinica isolate HGM2019 chromosome 17, MsV1, whole genome shotgun sequence genome contains these proteins:
- the LOC131230594 gene encoding uncharacterized protein LOC131230594 — protein MSGNMGPTRSNIVLPSEEQHHDPNPINPLSSQDHHRLRLIRFRQLNTLAVLALFSATGMIAIEEYAFIIFSVFYIYFLSKVAFPTLTLRLEPPVFSRNRFLAIYVWISTLISLFLPIIYIFQGIYEGDKEGIKAAAPPVVLLAAQIFLEGMTFSRRFALPVRALVPVFYNTKRLFMIVEWLKIEIGKVEKENRWELRLQFGRGLAVANLIYWSFNLFGLLLPFYLPRVFKRYYSMVKG, from the coding sequence atgtcTGGCAACATGGGCCCCACCCGCAGCAATATCGTTCTTCCTTCGGAAGAACAACACCACGACCCGAATCCAATCAATCCACTCTCCTCACAAGACCACCACCGCCTCCGCCTCATCAGATTCCGCCAGCTCAACACCCTCGCCGTTCTCGCTCTCTTCTCCGCCACTGGAATGATTGCCATCGAAGAATACGCCTTCATAATCTTCTCCGtcttctacatatacttcctatCAAAAGTCGCATTCCCCACTCTAACCCTACGACTCGAACCACCCGTCTTCAGCAGGAACCGCTTTCTAGCCATCTATGTCTGGATCTCAACCCTCATCAGCCTCTTCCTCCCAATCATATACATCTTCCAAGGAATCTACGAAGGAGATAAGGAAGGAATCAAAGCAGCCGCCCCACCTGTCGTTCTCCTCGCTGCCCAGATTTTCTTGGAAGGCATGACGTTCTCCCGCCGCTTCGCGTTGCCGGTTCGGGCATTAGTACCAGTCTTCTACAACACGAAGCGGCTCTTCATGATCGTGGAATGGTTGAAGATAGAGATTGGGAAGGTGGAAAAGGAGAATAGATGGGAGCTTAGATTGCAGTTCGGACGGGGACTGGCAGTGGCAAATCTGATTTACTGGTCTTTCAATCTGTTCGGGCTCTTGTTGCCTTTCTACCTTCCAAGAGTTTTTAAGAGGTATTATTCTATGGTAAAAGGTTGA